A stretch of the Planktothricoides raciborskii GIHE-MW2 genome encodes the following:
- a CDS encoding filamentous hemagglutinin N-terminal domain-containing protein yields the protein MKLPRHLFPGLIVMLSGWVLPWQSSTAQILPDSTLPGNSLVTPNGQIWEITGGTQAGGNLFHSFEKFSILTGETAFFNHSLDIQNIFSRVTGGSASEIDGLIRANGTANLFLLNPNGIMFGPNARLDIGGSFFASTVSNFKLADETELKIAPETAPILTVNVPIGLQNTSYSAGIVNTGQLAVKPAQNIGLLAGTIINTGQLWAPGGRVTIATVPNITESGDLSSSLFELPIFGEIETFGLNVTNTGAVTLGESGFFVETGDIAIAPGNQGVPSVQAGTATLLAAKNLSLIDAALYVTGDLNLLARDTVQVRDSIANPFYAQAGGNLHIQGNQGINLLVLNHPHTPFQSGAALHLVSDGTIFADAHFTSGGSFSILNLSGNPGNFVSLYDPIISSEEDVIIGNYTGPSLKIESMGSITAGNLVILEPDTTLQPSSDPDIPILRSSPALILRAGVDALQNPPTSIPSVVNSFPEAAIITSSTEVYANDFENSVGDEWSNRKTDITPLGDRRFLGQFGGIETVSLNLDNIPEHNQATVTFDLFVIRSWDGSKIDFGPDIWNLTIPNYITLVNTTFLNQEDAKNNTTFGQAYPNSLFEGNNPGYTGTQEINSLGYNFREHRNDALYSLIQIFPHSDSSLQLNFFSLLEEEIENESWGIDNVTVSVQEATTSSGNPLPSVVVDLPNFSTSGSRSPGSITVGNMITAGGPIVLSGTSDITVSGIVRSFGGNISFESRGDINTTAGNIDSRLDQKGGNIILKANGNIFTNQIESNGGTITLDSGGTIDTTAGRIQSRSSSNGGTITFNADGDIFAGSITSSGDQDAGDINLISHGKLFIDGAMTEEELTIRSDTFKSGTRGNINFTANSISVMNGAQVLTGTGLDGQQSRPEGEGGTVTITARDFVEVSGTSPDGLRFSFISTASGGNINPADLIINTQRLIVKDRGAIVTAAAGSGNGQGGDLIVNASESVELLGSSVPLLFPTGLSADTIGFSDEGDAGNLIVNTKRFIAHNGGAASASTAARSSNRQGGNLIINASEFVELSGSSVNGFASGLYAQTFGAGNGGNLIVNTPELIVRDGAVITVSSRNAGDSRLPFNLSVLEGLNIQGLDNMALLNSVLNVEATGDAGNIKIDANSIILDSQGSITGETKTGQGGNITVETDDLQLRNGSNISTTAGIAGAGGNGGNITIVMDILAALENSDIRANAFEGSGGNIQITTQGDFRSPDSEIDASSQFGIDGTVTFNIFGIDPTSGLLKLPQTPVDVTSLVDRRCTPSNPQQSSFINIGRGGKPATPRDPLSSNGGWVDSNFSEVSTTASVPTDQKSGFSSAILAESQERLTETRFLMPHNAIVEAQGWIFNEQGQIILVGQTDAATPDRFLPTPRCGE from the coding sequence ATGAAATTACCCCGTCATTTATTTCCCGGTCTCATTGTGATGCTCTCTGGGTGGGTTTTGCCCTGGCAGTCTTCCACAGCGCAAATCCTTCCAGATTCCACTCTGCCAGGGAATTCGCTGGTGACACCTAACGGGCAAATTTGGGAAATTACTGGGGGCACCCAAGCGGGCGGCAATTTATTCCACAGTTTTGAAAAGTTTTCGATTTTGACTGGGGAAACGGCTTTTTTCAATCATTCTTTGGATATTCAAAATATTTTTAGTCGTGTGACCGGGGGTTCAGCTTCCGAAATTGATGGATTAATTCGGGCAAATGGGACGGCGAATCTATTTTTGCTGAACCCCAATGGGATTATGTTTGGCCCCAATGCGAGGCTGGATATTGGTGGGTCGTTTTTTGCCAGTACCGTTAGCAATTTCAAATTAGCGGACGAAACAGAATTAAAAATCGCCCCGGAAACTGCTCCTATATTGACTGTTAATGTTCCGATTGGTCTGCAAAATACATCTTATTCGGCTGGAATTGTCAATACAGGTCAGCTTGCGGTGAAACCAGCGCAAAATATAGGCTTGTTGGCTGGAACTATTATCAATACTGGTCAACTTTGGGCACCAGGGGGTCGAGTAACGATCGCCACTGTCCCGAATATTACAGAATCTGGAGATTTATCTTCATCTTTGTTCGAGTTACCCATCTTTGGAGAAATAGAAACATTCGGACTCAATGTCACCAATACGGGTGCAGTGACATTAGGTGAGTCGGGTTTTTTTGTAGAAACTGGGGATATTGCGATCGCACCGGGAAACCAAGGTGTCCCATCAGTACAAGCGGGAACAGCAACTTTGTTGGCGGCTAAAAATCTGAGTTTAATCGATGCTGCATTATATGTTACCGGAGATTTAAACTTACTGGCGCGGGATACCGTGCAAGTTCGCGATAGTATCGCTAATCCTTTTTATGCCCAAGCTGGAGGAAATCTACATATCCAGGGAAATCAGGGGATAAATTTACTCGTTTTGAATCATCCACATACACCTTTTCAGAGTGGTGCTGCCCTTCATTTAGTCAGCGATGGCACAATTTTTGCCGACGCTCACTTTACCAGTGGCGGTAGTTTCTCGATTCTTAATCTGTCAGGAAACCCCGGTAACTTTGTCAGTCTTTATGACCCGATTATCAGTTCGGAAGAAGATGTCATTATTGGGAATTATACAGGGCCGTCGTTAAAAATAGAATCAATGGGAAGCATCACTGCCGGAAATCTGGTAATTTTAGAACCCGATACAACTTTACAACCGAGTTCCGATCCAGATATTCCAATTTTAAGAAGTAGTCCAGCATTAATTTTGCGAGCAGGAGTGGATGCTTTACAAAATCCCCCGACTTCGATTCCATCTGTTGTAAATAGTTTTCCTGAAGCGGCGATCATAACTTCTTCTACAGAAGTGTACGCTAACGACTTTGAAAACTCTGTGGGCGATGAATGGTCTAACCGAAAAACTGATATTACTCCTCTGGGAGACAGAAGATTTTTAGGCCAGTTTGGTGGCATTGAAACCGTTAGTCTAAATTTGGATAATATTCCCGAACATAATCAAGCCACGGTGACATTTGATTTATTTGTAATTCGCTCTTGGGATGGAAGCAAAATTGATTTTGGGCCAGATATTTGGAATCTGACTATTCCTAATTACATCACTTTAGTGAATACAACATTTTTGAATCAAGAAGATGCAAAGAATAACACAACATTTGGTCAAGCGTATCCGAATAGTTTGTTTGAAGGCAATAATCCTGGTTACACTGGCACTCAAGAAATAAATTCTCTTGGGTATAATTTTAGGGAGCATCGAAACGATGCACTTTATTCATTAATTCAGATATTTCCCCATTCAGACAGTTCATTGCAACTGAACTTTTTTTCATTGCTGGAAGAAGAAATTGAAAATGAAAGCTGGGGAATCGATAATGTTACCGTATCGGTGCAAGAGGCTACTACGAGTTCTGGGAATCCGTTGCCCTCTGTTGTAGTGGATCTGCCAAATTTCAGCACCTCCGGATCGCGATCGCCCGGAAGTATTACCGTTGGCAACATGATTACCGCTGGAGGCCCGATCGTTCTATCAGGAACCAGCGATATTACTGTCAGTGGAATCGTTCGGTCTTTTGGCGGAAATATTAGTTTCGAGAGTAGAGGAGATATCAACACAACTGCCGGTAATATCGATTCAAGGTTAGACCAAAAAGGAGGAAACATAATCCTCAAAGCAAATGGAAATATTTTTACTAACCAGATTGAATCAAATGGGGGAACTATTACGTTAGATAGTGGAGGAACGATCGATACCACTGCCGGTCGGATTCAGTCGAGATCGAGTAGTAATGGAGGAACAATTACTTTCAACGCTGATGGGGACATTTTCGCAGGTTCTATTACTTCCTCTGGAGACCAAGATGCTGGAGACATTAATTTGATTAGTCATGGAAAATTGTTTATCGATGGCGCCATGACGGAAGAGGAACTTACGATTCGCAGCGATACCTTTAAGTCTGGCACTAGGGGTAATATTAATTTTACCGCTAATTCTATTTCTGTGATGAATGGCGCTCAAGTTCTCACGGGAACAGGATTGGACGGACAACAAAGTAGACCGGAAGGAGAAGGTGGTACGGTGACTATCACTGCCAGAGATTTTGTTGAGGTCAGCGGAACCTCACCGGATGGTCTTAGATTTAGTTTCATCTCTACCGCCAGTGGTGGAAATATAAATCCAGCAGATTTAATCATTAATACCCAACGATTGATCGTCAAAGATCGAGGTGCGATCGTCACAGCGGCGGCTGGCTCAGGCAACGGTCAAGGGGGCGATCTGATTGTCAATGCTTCTGAATCGGTAGAATTGTTAGGCTCTTCAGTACCGCTTCTATTTCCGACAGGCTTATCTGCCGATACAATTGGTTTTTCAGATGAAGGAGATGCGGGGAACTTAATCGTCAATACGAAACGGTTCATTGCCCATAATGGAGGCGCTGCATCCGCTTCTACTGCTGCCAGATCATCTAACCGTCAAGGAGGCAATCTGATTATTAATGCCTCGGAATTTGTTGAATTAAGTGGAAGTTCGGTAAATGGGTTTGCCAGTGGTTTATATGCTCAAACTTTTGGTGCAGGAAATGGAGGAAATTTGATCGTTAATACTCCTGAGTTGATCGTTCGAGATGGAGCAGTGATTACAGTTAGTTCTCGGAATGCAGGAGATAGTAGACTTCCTTTCAATTTAAGCGTATTAGAAGGATTAAATATACAGGGTCTGGATAATATGGCGCTATTAAATAGCGTATTAAATGTTGAAGCAACAGGGGATGCAGGGAATATAAAAATTGATGCAAATTCGATAATTTTGGATAGTCAAGGGTCGATCACCGGGGAAACCAAAACGGGGCAAGGTGGGAATATTACCGTCGAGACAGATGACTTGCAACTTCGCAATGGAAGTAATATTTCGACGACTGCTGGAATTGCTGGTGCAGGGGGTAATGGCGGCAACATTACTATTGTGATGGATATTTTAGCGGCTTTGGAAAATAGCGATATTCGCGCAAATGCCTTTGAGGGTAGTGGTGGAAATATTCAAATTACCACTCAAGGGGATTTTCGATCGCCTGATAGTGAGATTGATGCCAGTTCTCAATTTGGAATAGATGGGACGGTGACATTTAATATCTTCGGTATTGACCCCACTTCTGGGTTATTAAAGTTACCGCAGACTCCTGTGGATGTAACCAGTTTAGTCGATCGCCGTTGTACTCCTAGCAACCCACAGCAAAGTTCATTTATTAATATTGGACGCGGTGGTAAACCGGCAACTCCCAGAGATCCTCTGAGTAGTAATGGTGGTTGGGTAGACTCCAATTTTTCTGAGGTATCGACCACTGCCTCAGTGCCAACTGACCAGAAATCGGGTTTCTCTTCAGCGATTTTGGCCGAAAGTCAAGAAAGACTGACAGAAACCCGGTTTCTGATGCCACATAATGCCATTGTGGAAGCCCAAGGTTGGATTTTCAACGAACAAGGTCAAATCATATTGGTGGGGCAAACTGATGCCGCTACCCCCGATCGTTTTTTACCGACACCTCGTTGCGGAGAATAA
- a CDS encoding DUF2281 domain-containing protein: MNSGIYSETNLIKKIRNLPPDKITEVEYFVDFLLEKNDRILLNRAAGKLSETAFAKIWDNDEDADYDQL, translated from the coding sequence ATGAATTCAGGGATTTATTCAGAAACAAACTTAATCAAAAAAATCCGCAATTTACCTCCCGATAAAATTACAGAAGTAGAATATTTTGTGGACTTCCTGTTAGAGAAAAATGACAGGATTCTCTTAAATCGTGCGGCGGGGAAACTTTCGGAAACCGCTTTTGCCAAGATTTGGGATAACGATGAGGATGCTGACTATGACCAGTTATAG
- a CDS encoding CHAT domain-containing protein, with translation MTKYWSVWKYILLAISLILVIIGGQEKLIAQVDNPVGNSTSSAIAQCELAAENYAACLTQKGYDYFNRGDAQAALEIWQEAEAAYPENSDGFIGSKINQGMALQGLGQSRQACQVLVKALYGDRLYSICDVTNEETLDLSAISPSSMNAIGLRNLGEVLRAIGKLDESQQVLEKSLEISQKLNISEQINLVQLELGNTHRANYYRLTNLYERTDNKANTRKDAIAQADLALASYRQVRETYPLLQIKSQLNQLSLLVDFKDWLSKIKQSDSFTHKSEITDLIDWLNNSSNLTNLPPSQFAVDAQINFALNLSKLGQSEMAFTYAEKARKIATPLGNPSAESYALGVLGELFYDRYVRLKQDEDLTQAEKLTREAIVIANKIPDSANLLYEWQWQLGKIYQDKGNIEEAIAAYEAAVKNLEIVRRDLLAINAEMRFSFQEKIKPIYEDLIWSLLHQAETPEQKSEQKDLKRVTELIGQFQQAEVENAFGCIQSELINLTKDIEPQNNYDLPDAIIYTIVLEREQHNAIEVILKTTDKYYYNSTRWTDVKKNIDNLQDILQDKYFYQYEPNDWISTDTKKLYELFIGHAENHLPKTGDLVFVVDSSLSNIPMGLLQDKHNQYLVQKYRISTILGAQLREPKKLNLEKSTALIAGADQWQNAQERNLDPLNYITDELDEFEKLTVARSRLEGEDFTRNKFQKQVADLPVQIIHIATHAKFSSDPEQTRIEAYDQPITLKELKSLLQSKTQSSLDNIELLVLSACQTAKGDERSGLGLAGVALQAGARSTVASLWNVNDPSTPKFMKEFYQRLKDGETKAEALRQAQLAFLEDEKYSNFRHPYYWASFILVGSWL, from the coding sequence ATGACAAAATATTGGTCAGTTTGGAAATATATTTTATTGGCAATCAGCCTCATCCTAGTGATTATTGGTGGGCAAGAAAAATTAATCGCTCAGGTAGATAATCCTGTCGGCAATTCAACAAGTTCTGCGATCGCCCAATGTGAGTTAGCAGCGGAAAACTATGCGGCTTGTTTAACTCAAAAAGGTTACGACTATTTCAACCGAGGTGATGCCCAAGCTGCCTTAGAAATTTGGCAAGAAGCTGAGGCAGCTTACCCAGAAAATTCAGATGGATTTATAGGCAGTAAAATTAATCAAGGGATGGCTTTACAAGGGTTAGGTCAATCTCGGCAAGCTTGCCAAGTTTTAGTTAAAGCTTTATATGGCGATCGCCTCTATAGTATTTGTGATGTTACAAATGAAGAAACTTTAGATTTATCAGCAATATCCCCATCTTCAATGAATGCGATCGGATTGCGGAATTTGGGGGAGGTGCTGCGGGCGATCGGTAAACTGGATGAGTCGCAGCAGGTATTAGAAAAAAGTCTGGAAATATCTCAAAAACTTAACATTTCTGAACAAATAAATCTGGTGCAGCTAGAGTTAGGCAATACTCATCGCGCAAATTACTACAGACTTACCAATTTATACGAAAGAACCGATAATAAGGCGAATACGAGAAAAGATGCGATCGCTCAAGCTGATTTGGCTTTAGCATCCTATCGCCAAGTTCGGGAAACCTACCCGCTACTTCAGATAAAATCCCAACTCAATCAACTCAGCTTATTAGTAGATTTCAAGGATTGGTTGTCAAAGATTAAGCAAAGTGATTCATTCACTCACAAATCAGAAATAACTGATTTAATTGATTGGCTAAATAACTCATCAAATTTGACAAATTTACCTCCCAGCCAATTTGCGGTTGATGCCCAGATTAATTTTGCCTTAAACTTAAGCAAGCTTGGTCAATCTGAGATGGCTTTCACCTATGCGGAAAAAGCCAGAAAAATTGCTACACCTCTGGGAAATCCATCGGCTGAATCTTATGCTTTGGGTGTTCTTGGTGAATTATTTTACGATCGGTATGTTCGGTTAAAGCAAGATGAAGATTTAACCCAAGCTGAAAAGTTAACCAGAGAAGCCATAGTCATTGCTAACAAGATTCCTGATTCGGCAAATCTTTTGTATGAATGGCAATGGCAGTTAGGCAAAATTTACCAAGATAAAGGAAATATTGAGGAGGCGATCGCGGCTTATGAAGCAGCGGTGAAAAACCTAGAAATCGTCCGCCGAGATTTACTGGCGATTAATGCCGAAATGCGGTTTTCTTTCCAGGAAAAAATTAAGCCGATTTATGAAGATTTAATTTGGTCACTGTTACATCAAGCGGAAACACCCGAACAAAAATCAGAACAAAAAGACTTGAAAAGAGTCACTGAACTGATTGGCCAATTTCAACAAGCTGAAGTTGAAAATGCTTTTGGCTGTATCCAATCAGAGCTAATTAATCTTACCAAAGATATCGAACCACAAAATAACTATGATTTGCCCGACGCGATTATTTACACAATCGTTTTAGAAAGAGAACAGCATAATGCGATCGAAGTGATTCTGAAAACTACGGATAAATATTATTACAACAGTACCCGATGGACGGATGTCAAGAAAAATATTGATAATCTACAAGACATTTTACAAGATAAATATTTCTATCAGTACGAACCGAATGACTGGATATCAACGGATACGAAAAAACTTTACGAACTCTTCATTGGACACGCTGAAAACCACTTGCCAAAAACAGGCGATTTAGTTTTCGTGGTCGATAGCTCATTAAGCAATATTCCGATGGGGCTGCTGCAAGATAAACATAATCAATATCTAGTACAGAAATATCGAATTTCTACGATTTTAGGAGCGCAATTGCGAGAACCCAAAAAGTTGAATTTAGAAAAATCAACGGCTTTAATTGCTGGTGCTGACCAATGGCAAAATGCTCAAGAAAGAAACTTGGATCCGCTGAACTATATAACCGATGAACTCGACGAATTTGAAAAATTGACGGTGGCGCGATCGCGTCTGGAAGGTGAAGACTTTACTCGAAATAAATTTCAAAAGCAAGTTGCAGATTTGCCCGTTCAAATCATTCACATCGCCACTCACGCCAAATTTAGTTCCGATCCGGAACAAACCAGAATAGAAGCTTATGACCAACCGATTACTCTTAAAGAATTAAAGTCTTTACTTCAGAGTAAAACCCAAAGCAGTCTGGATAATATTGAGTTACTGGTTTTGAGTGCTTGCCAGACTGCTAAGGGAGACGAACGTTCCGGTTTAGGATTAGCAGGAGTTGCCTTACAAGCGGGAGCCCGAAGTACAGTGGCAAGTCTCTGGAATGTCAACGATCCTTCTACGCCAAAATTTATGAAAGAATTCTACCAAAGACTCAAAGATGGCGAAACTAAAGCCGAAGCTTTACGTCAAGCACAGCTTGCTTTTTTAGAAGATGAAAAATACTCCAACTTTCGACATCCATATTATTGGGCAAGCTTTATCCTAGTCGGCAGTTGGCTTTAA
- a CDS encoding adenylate/guanylate cyclase domain-containing protein: MNNNRIFQRVREEDEQKLWADLGRNWAILNLDPTGFTRTTAKYGIVYYLQLLANLRELADPVMKQHEAIKWQPKADNLYACFTHPDRALEAAIAMNKVVADARMMIAEDEALGVAIGIGYGLMLDAGDEGVYGHEVNLSYKLGEDIANGGDILLTEKSYENLTLSGYQFERCSQNVSRYLIHYYKLLY, encoded by the coding sequence ATGAACAACAATCGAATATTTCAACGGGTGAGAGAAGAAGATGAGCAAAAATTGTGGGCAGATTTAGGGCGCAATTGGGCGATTTTGAATCTAGATCCCACCGGATTTACGAGGACAACGGCAAAATATGGAATTGTTTATTATCTCCAGTTGCTGGCCAATTTGCGGGAACTTGCCGATCCAGTGATGAAACAACATGAAGCGATTAAATGGCAGCCGAAAGCGGATAATCTTTATGCTTGTTTTACCCATCCCGATCGCGCTTTAGAAGCAGCGATCGCCATGAATAAAGTAGTAGCTGATGCCCGAATGATGATTGCTGAAGATGAAGCCTTGGGGGTGGCTATTGGCATTGGTTATGGCCTAATGCTGGATGCTGGAGATGAGGGAGTCTATGGCCATGAGGTCAATTTATCTTATAAATTGGGGGAAGATATTGCCAATGGCGGAGATATTTTACTCACAGAAAAAAGTTATGAAAATTTAACTCTTTCCGGTTACCAATTTGAGCGATGCAGTCAGAATGTTTCTCGTTACCTGATTCACTATTATAAATTATTGTATTAA
- the arsS gene encoding arsenosugar biosynthesis radical SAM (seleno)protein ArsS (Some members of this family are selenoproteins.), with translation MIQLAANQVSNTTITPFQQKLNAPLTKNKITVLQINLGRRCNLACTHCHVEASPTRTEELSPEICQQILQAIAQFPQIKTVDITGGAPEMLYGFKPIVEAARNQGKEVIVRSNLTIYFEPGYEDIPEYCASQKVRIVASLPCYLEDNVDKLRGKGVYNDSIKALQKLNQLGYGSDPNLILDLVYNPALPKSEKFALTPDQYRLKNAYESFLKKHFSIQFNQLLTITNLPIGRTKFQLQHHQLYQPYLKFLEHNYNPATIPQLMCRHELSIDYLGNVYDCDFNQMEGLPARTANGEALTLAKLLEAENLDIISTVQTANYCYGCTAGSGSSCGGALV, from the coding sequence ATGATTCAATTAGCCGCTAACCAGGTTTCCAACACCACAATTACCCCGTTTCAGCAAAAGCTAAATGCCCCTTTAACCAAAAATAAAATTACGGTTTTACAAATTAATCTAGGGAGACGTTGTAATCTGGCTTGTACTCATTGTCATGTAGAAGCAAGTCCGACGCGAACCGAAGAACTTTCCCCGGAAATTTGCCAGCAGATTTTACAGGCGATCGCCCAATTTCCCCAAATTAAAACCGTGGATATCACCGGAGGGGCGCCGGAAATGCTGTATGGATTCAAACCCATTGTCGAAGCCGCTAGAAACCAAGGCAAAGAGGTAATTGTCCGGTCGAATTTGACCATTTATTTTGAACCGGGATATGAAGATATTCCCGAATATTGTGCCAGTCAAAAAGTCAGAATAGTGGCATCTTTGCCTTGTTACCTAGAAGACAATGTAGATAAACTGCGGGGCAAAGGAGTTTATAATGACTCAATCAAAGCCTTGCAGAAATTAAACCAGCTTGGCTACGGCAGCGACCCCAATTTAATTCTCGATTTAGTCTATAACCCGGCACTGCCTAAATCGGAAAAGTTTGCTTTAACCCCAGATCAGTATCGACTGAAAAACGCCTATGAATCGTTCTTAAAAAAACATTTTAGCATTCAGTTTAACCAGCTATTAACCATTACCAATCTGCCCATTGGTCGGACTAAGTTTCAGTTACAACATCACCAGCTTTATCAGCCTTATTTGAAATTTTTAGAGCATAATTACAACCCAGCTACTATTCCTCAATTAATGTGTCGCCATGAGTTATCCATTGACTATTTAGGCAATGTTTATGATTGCGATTTTAACCAAATGGAAGGTTTACCCGCCCGCACAGCAAATGGAGAAGCTTTAACGTTAGCTAAGTTACTAGAAGCCGAAAATTTAGATATAATTTCAACGGTACAAACTGCTAATTATTGTTATGGCTGTACCGCTGGGTCTGGGTCGAGTTGTGGAGGGGCATTAGTGTAA
- a CDS encoding DUF2934 domain-containing protein produces the protein MQVHAYHLWQRMGCPEGQDVEIWQQARQELEESWLN, from the coding sequence ATCCAAGTTCACGCTTATCACTTATGGCAACGGATGGGTTGTCCTGAAGGGCAAGATGTAGAAATTTGGCAACAAGCCCGTCAAGAATTAGAAGAAAGTTGGCTTAACTAA